One segment of Paramormyrops kingsleyae isolate MSU_618 chromosome 8, PKINGS_0.4, whole genome shotgun sequence DNA contains the following:
- the LOC111857420 gene encoding solute carrier family 2, facilitated glucose transporter member 1-like isoform X1: protein MDSGGKQVTFALMLAVGTAVIGSLQFGYNTGVINAPQEIIEAFYNETWFDRYGTSITKTALTTLWSISVSVFSVGGIIGSFSVGLFVNRLGRKNSMLVANILAFLSAACMGFSKLGGSWEMLILGRFIVGLYSGLSTGFVPMYVGEISPTNLRGALGTLHQLGVVIGILIAQVFGLEAILGNETMWPFLLGLTFFPALLQCILLPFCPESPRFLLINRGEENKAKNILIKLRGTSDVTVDMLEMKEESRQMMSEKKVTLKELLLSQQYRQPLLVAVMLHLSQQLSGINAVFYYSTDIFKRAGVSQPVYATIGAGVVNTAFTVVSLFIVERAGRRSLHLVGLLGMAGSALLMTIALNLLEQLEWMSYISIIAIFCFVAFFEIGPGPIPWFIVAELFSQGPRPSAMAVAGFSNWTANFIVGMGFQYVQQLCGPYVFIIFIVFLLFFFGFTYFKVPETKGRTFDEIAAGFRSEKPPAEELNSLGAGADSEL, encoded by the exons ATGGATTCGGGCGGCAAG CAAGTAACCTTTGCGCTGATGCTGGCAGTGGGAACTGCTGTGATCGGCTCACTCCAGTTTGGCTACAACACCGGTGTCATCAACGCACCTCAAGAG ATCATCGAGGCCTTCTACAATGAAACATGGTTCGACCGTTATGGTACAAGCATCACCAAGACAGCACTCACCACGCTGTGGTCCATCTCGGTCTCTGTCTTCTCTGTGGGCGGCATCATCGGCTCCTTCTCCGTGGGCCTCTTTGTCAATCGCCTCGGCAG GAAGAACTCCATGCTGGTGGCTAACATCCTGGCATTCCTCTCGGCAGCCTGTATGGGCTTCTCCAAGTTGGGGGGTTCCTGGGAGATGCTGATCCTTGGCCGCTTCATAGTGGGGCTGTACTCCGGCCTCTCCACTGGCTTCGTGCCCATGTACGTGGGCGAGATCTCTCCCACCAACCTCCGCGGGGCGCTGGGCACCCTCCACCAGCTAGGGGTCGTAATCGGCATCCTCATCGCGCAG gtGTTTGGCCTTGAGGCCATCTTGGGCAACGAGACCATGTGGCCCTTCCTGCTGGGCCTCACCTTCTTCCCAGCCTTGCTACAGTGCATCCTGTTGCCCTTCTGCCCCGAAAGCCCTCGCTTCCTGCTCATCAACCGCGGCGAGGAGAACAAGGCCAAGAACA TTCTGATTAAGCTGCGAGGCACCAGCGACGTGACTGTCGACATGCTGGAAATGAAGGAGGAGAGCCGGCAGATGATGAGCGAGAAGAAGGTGACGCTGAAAGAGCTGCTCCTGTCACAGCAGTACCGCCAGCCGCTGCTGGTGGCAGTCATGCTGCATCTCTCCCAGCAGCTCTCGGGGATCAATGCT GTCTTCTACTATTCCACTGACATTTTCAAAAGGGCGGGGGTCTCTCAACCCGTCTACGCCACCATTGGAGCTGGGGTGGTCAACACAGCCTTCACTGTTGTTTCA TTGTTCATCGTGGAGCGTGCTGGACGTAGGTCCCTCCACCTGGTCGGCCTGCTGGGGATGGCTGGTTCTGCTCTCCTGATGACCATTGCTCTGAATCTACTG GAGCAGCTCGAATGGATGTCTTACATCAGCATCATAGCCATCTTCTGCTTCGTGGCCTTCTTCGAGATCGGACCCGGGCCCATCCCCTGGTTCATCGTGGCCGAGCTCTTCAGCCAGGGCCCCCGCCCATCTGCCATGGCTGTTGCCGGTTTCTCCAACTGGACGGCCAACTTCATAGTGGGAATGGGCTTCCAGTACGTCCAG CAACTGTGCGGCCCCTATGTCTTCATCATTTTCATCGTGTTCCTGCTCTTCTTCTTCGGATTCACCTACTTCAAGGTACCTGAGACCAAGGGGCGGACATTCGACGAGATCGCAGCGGGCTTCCGCTCAGAGAAGCCACCTGCTGAGGAGCTCAACAGCCTGGGTGCCGGTGCTGATTCCGAGctctga
- the LOC111857420 gene encoding solute carrier family 2, facilitated glucose transporter member 1-like isoform X2: MLAVGTAVIGSLQFGYNTGVINAPQEIIEAFYNETWFDRYGTSITKTALTTLWSISVSVFSVGGIIGSFSVGLFVNRLGRKNSMLVANILAFLSAACMGFSKLGGSWEMLILGRFIVGLYSGLSTGFVPMYVGEISPTNLRGALGTLHQLGVVIGILIAQVFGLEAILGNETMWPFLLGLTFFPALLQCILLPFCPESPRFLLINRGEENKAKNILIKLRGTSDVTVDMLEMKEESRQMMSEKKVTLKELLLSQQYRQPLLVAVMLHLSQQLSGINAVFYYSTDIFKRAGVSQPVYATIGAGVVNTAFTVVSLFIVERAGRRSLHLVGLLGMAGSALLMTIALNLLEQLEWMSYISIIAIFCFVAFFEIGPGPIPWFIVAELFSQGPRPSAMAVAGFSNWTANFIVGMGFQYVQQLCGPYVFIIFIVFLLFFFGFTYFKVPETKGRTFDEIAAGFRSEKPPAEELNSLGAGADSEL; this comes from the exons ATGCTGGCAGTGGGAACTGCTGTGATCGGCTCACTCCAGTTTGGCTACAACACCGGTGTCATCAACGCACCTCAAGAG ATCATCGAGGCCTTCTACAATGAAACATGGTTCGACCGTTATGGTACAAGCATCACCAAGACAGCACTCACCACGCTGTGGTCCATCTCGGTCTCTGTCTTCTCTGTGGGCGGCATCATCGGCTCCTTCTCCGTGGGCCTCTTTGTCAATCGCCTCGGCAG GAAGAACTCCATGCTGGTGGCTAACATCCTGGCATTCCTCTCGGCAGCCTGTATGGGCTTCTCCAAGTTGGGGGGTTCCTGGGAGATGCTGATCCTTGGCCGCTTCATAGTGGGGCTGTACTCCGGCCTCTCCACTGGCTTCGTGCCCATGTACGTGGGCGAGATCTCTCCCACCAACCTCCGCGGGGCGCTGGGCACCCTCCACCAGCTAGGGGTCGTAATCGGCATCCTCATCGCGCAG gtGTTTGGCCTTGAGGCCATCTTGGGCAACGAGACCATGTGGCCCTTCCTGCTGGGCCTCACCTTCTTCCCAGCCTTGCTACAGTGCATCCTGTTGCCCTTCTGCCCCGAAAGCCCTCGCTTCCTGCTCATCAACCGCGGCGAGGAGAACAAGGCCAAGAACA TTCTGATTAAGCTGCGAGGCACCAGCGACGTGACTGTCGACATGCTGGAAATGAAGGAGGAGAGCCGGCAGATGATGAGCGAGAAGAAGGTGACGCTGAAAGAGCTGCTCCTGTCACAGCAGTACCGCCAGCCGCTGCTGGTGGCAGTCATGCTGCATCTCTCCCAGCAGCTCTCGGGGATCAATGCT GTCTTCTACTATTCCACTGACATTTTCAAAAGGGCGGGGGTCTCTCAACCCGTCTACGCCACCATTGGAGCTGGGGTGGTCAACACAGCCTTCACTGTTGTTTCA TTGTTCATCGTGGAGCGTGCTGGACGTAGGTCCCTCCACCTGGTCGGCCTGCTGGGGATGGCTGGTTCTGCTCTCCTGATGACCATTGCTCTGAATCTACTG GAGCAGCTCGAATGGATGTCTTACATCAGCATCATAGCCATCTTCTGCTTCGTGGCCTTCTTCGAGATCGGACCCGGGCCCATCCCCTGGTTCATCGTGGCCGAGCTCTTCAGCCAGGGCCCCCGCCCATCTGCCATGGCTGTTGCCGGTTTCTCCAACTGGACGGCCAACTTCATAGTGGGAATGGGCTTCCAGTACGTCCAG CAACTGTGCGGCCCCTATGTCTTCATCATTTTCATCGTGTTCCTGCTCTTCTTCTTCGGATTCACCTACTTCAAGGTACCTGAGACCAAGGGGCGGACATTCGACGAGATCGCAGCGGGCTTCCGCTCAGAGAAGCCACCTGCTGAGGAGCTCAACAGCCTGGGTGCCGGTGCTGATTCCGAGctctga